Proteins from one Sarcophilus harrisii chromosome 2, mSarHar1.11, whole genome shotgun sequence genomic window:
- the MOCS3 gene encoding adenylyltransferase and sulfurtransferase MOCS3, protein MAASEEVLALEAEVALREEELKFLRQRLEAATAEQSPRKAPEPAPLPPKAALSREEILRYSRQLVLPELGVRGQLRLAASSVLVVGCGGLGCPLAQYLAAAGVGRLGLIDHDVVELSNLHRQVLHGEGRAGLAKAHSAAAALKRLNSAVQCVPYAEALTPATALDLVRLYDVVADCSDNVPTRYLVSDACVLAGRPLVSASALRLEGQLTVYHYGDGPCYRCVFPRPPPAETVTNCADGGVLGVVPGVLGCLQALEVIKIAAGLGPSYSGSLLLFDALSGQFRRIQLRGRRPDCVVCGDQPTVTRLLDYEALCGSSATDKCRSLRLLSQEERVSVVHYKQVLDAGQPHLLLDVRPKVEVDICCLPHALHIPLSHLERKEAKSLELLGDAVRKGKQNIQKGALFPIYVICKLGNDSQKAVKVLQSLLIKDLDSLLARDVMGGLMAWATKIDPTFPQY, encoded by the coding sequence ATGGCGGCAAGCGAAGAGGTGCTCGCCTTGGAGGCTGAGGTTGCTTTGCGTGAAGAGGAGCTAAAGTTCCTCAGGCAGCGCCTGGAGGCAGCTACGGCGGAGCAGTCTCCACGGAAGGCGCCAGAGCCGGCCCCGCTGCCGCCGAAGGCTGCCCTGTCCCGGGAGGAGATTCTCCGTTACAGCCGACAGCTGGTCCTGCCGGAGCTCGGGGTGCGCGGGCAGCTGCGGCTGGCCGCCTCTTCGGTGCTGGTGGTGGGCTGCGGCGGCCTGGGCTGCCCCTTGGCCCAGTATCTGGCGGCTGCCGGAGTCGGCCGCCTGGGCCTCATAGATCACGATGTGGTGGAGCTGAGTAATCTGCACCGGCAGGTCCTGCATGGCGAAGGGCGGGCGGGCCTGGCCAAGGCGCACTCGGCCGCCGCCGCCCTGAAGCGGCTCAACTCAGCCGTGCAGTGCGTTCCGTACGCCGAAGCCCTCACCCCGGCCACCGCGCTGGACCTCGTCCGCCTCTACGACGTGGTGGCCGACTGCTCGGACAACGTGCCCACTCGCTACCTGGTCAGCGACGCGTGCGTGCTGGCCGGCCGGCCTCTGGTCTCGGCCAGCGCGCTGCGTCTGGAGGGCCAGCTCACCGTCTACCACTACGGAGACGGGCCCTGCTACCGCTGCGTCTTCCCCAGGCCACCCCCGGCCGAGACGGTGACCAACTGCGCCGACGGAGGCGTCCTGGGCGTGGTGCCCGGAGTGCTCGGTTGCCTGCAGGCGCTCGAGGTGATCAAGATCGCGGCCGGTCTCGGGCCCTCCTACAGCGGCAGTCTCCTGCTCTTTGATGCTCTCAGTGGCCAGTTCCGCCGCATTCAGCTTCGGGGCCGTCGGCCAGATTGTGTGGTGTGTGGGGACCAGCCCACCGTGACCCGTCTCCTGGACTATGAAGCCTTGTGCGGCTCCTCGGCCACCGATAAGTGCCGTAGTCTGCGGTTGCTTTCCCAGGAGGAGCGGGTTTCTGTTGTCCACTACAAGCAGGTGTTGGACGCGGGGCAGCCTCACCTGCTGCTGGACGTGCGGCCTAAGGTGGAGGTGGACATCTGTTGCCTTCCGCATGCCCTCCACATTCCTTTGAGCCATTTGGAGCGGAAAGAGGCCAAAAGCCTGGAACTTTTAGGAGACGCCGTTAGGAAAGGAAAGCAGAATATCCAGAAAGGGGCACTTTTCCCCATTTATGTGATTTGCAAACTGGGGAATGATTCTCAAAAAGCCGTGAAGGTCCTGCAGAGCTTGTTGATCAAAGATTTGGACTCCTTGTTGGCCAGAGATGTTATGGGAGGTCTCATGGCGTGGGCCACCAAAATAGACCCAACATTTCCACAGTATTGA